From Calothrix sp. PCC 6303, a single genomic window includes:
- a CDS encoding calcium-binding protein: MARRNGNSKRNYLDTRSLGSSDDQLYGYGGNDDMLAGEGTDYLEGGDGDDTMYGDGGDDEMYGGKGQDTMDGGTGNDHLNGGDDKDTIYGEGGNDYIDGGYGDDTVESGAGDDTILGSYGNDTLDGSYGNDTLYGEPGNDTLYGFLGDDTLDGGDGEDKLYGDWGNDNLFGGNGNDQLYGEAENDTLDGSYGNDTLSGGDGNDVLLGSFNDDTLVGDGGDDKLYGEPGRDTMTGGAGADTFGFYAPPSNYEGIDVIKDFNKAEGDKIEIVKASFGADSNYQFSYQQSTGALYFGATQFATIENRPTDFSIMQDIVLV, encoded by the coding sequence ATGGCAAGACGTAATGGAAACAGTAAAAGAAATTACCTCGACACCCGTAGTTTAGGCTCGAGTGATGACCAACTTTATGGTTATGGTGGCAATGACGACATGCTCGCTGGAGAAGGTACTGATTACCTTGAAGGTGGTGATGGAGATGACACCATGTATGGTGATGGTGGCGATGATGAAATGTATGGAGGAAAAGGTCAGGATACCATGGATGGCGGTACAGGAAATGATCATCTGAATGGCGGGGATGATAAAGACACAATTTATGGTGAAGGCGGAAATGACTACATCGATGGTGGTTATGGAGATGACACTGTAGAGAGTGGTGCTGGAGACGATACAATACTTGGCTCCTATGGGAATGATACCCTCGATGGCTCCTATGGGAATGATACCCTATATGGTGAACCTGGTAACGATACGCTGTATGGTTTCTTGGGTGATGACACTCTCGATGGTGGGGATGGTGAAGATAAATTGTACGGCGATTGGGGTAACGACAACCTCTTTGGTGGTAACGGTAACGACCAACTCTACGGTGAAGCTGAGAATGATACCCTAGATGGTAGTTATGGTAACGATACCCTTAGCGGTGGCGACGGTAATGATGTTTTGCTTGGTTCTTTTAATGATGATACTCTTGTCGGTGATGGTGGTGACGATAAGTTATATGGTGAACCAGGTCGAGATACGATGACTGGTGGTGCTGGTGCAGACACATTTGGTTTTTATGCACCACCTTCAAATTATGAGGGTATTGACGTTATCAAAGATTTTAATAAAGCGGAAGGTGACAAAATCGAAATAGTCAAGGCTTCATTTGGTGCAGATTCTAATTATCAATTTAGTTATCAGCAATCAACAGGAGCATTGTATTTTGGTGCAACCCAGTTTGCAACTATTGAAAATCGACCAACAGACTTCTCAATTATGCAGGATATTGTTTTAGTCTAA
- a CDS encoding peptidylprolyl isomerase yields MINVLETNEQILNSIELTSLLTGYNLLPQLIRELVIDRAIYQWQSSTHVSLSFTDEEINNTQAIFYQQHQVIDSEQEKIWLESYGINKQQLMSLLTRQLKIEKFQQATWGHKIEAYFLQRKKYLDRVVYSMVRTRDLGISQELYFRIQADEHSFGELAKNYSTGAEANTNGIVGPVEMGTLHPGLARQLQISQPGQLWQPVSFGEYFVIIRLEKLLPVELDELMRQRLMRELFEVWLREEIQNLSHWQKSELIKNLRIRESG; encoded by the coding sequence ATGATAAATGTTTTAGAAACCAATGAGCAGATATTAAATTCCATAGAATTAACTTCCCTATTAACTGGTTATAATTTGTTACCACAATTAATCCGAGAGTTGGTAATCGATCGAGCTATTTATCAATGGCAAAGTTCTACCCATGTGTCTCTAAGTTTCACGGATGAGGAAATTAATAATACTCAAGCCATATTTTATCAGCAGCACCAAGTAATTGATTCGGAACAAGAGAAAATCTGGTTAGAATCTTATGGAATTAACAAGCAGCAATTAATGAGTCTGTTGACTCGGCAACTCAAAATTGAAAAGTTTCAGCAAGCAACTTGGGGACATAAAATTGAGGCTTATTTTTTGCAGCGTAAAAAGTATTTAGACCGAGTTGTTTATTCGATGGTTCGTACTCGGGATTTAGGGATTTCCCAAGAATTATATTTTCGGATTCAAGCTGATGAACATAGCTTTGGTGAACTAGCAAAAAACTATTCGACTGGTGCGGAAGCTAATACTAACGGGATTGTTGGTCCAGTTGAGATGGGAACATTACACCCTGGTTTAGCGAGACAACTACAAATCAGTCAACCGGGACAATTATGGCAACCCGTTTCCTTTGGAGAATATTTTGTAATTATTCGCTTAGAAAAATTGCTACCTGTGGAATTAGATGAGTTGATGCGTCAACGATTGATGAGGGAATTATTTGAAGTTTGGTTAAGGGAAGAAATTCAAAATTTATCTCATTGGCAAAAATCTGAATTGATTAAAAACTTGAGAATTAGGGAGTCTGGATAA
- a CDS encoding peptidase domain-containing ABC transporter gives MSFNLVTTNITSGQVSSVKINITELLGGIFPFKCLPVHVLKRLEKKTKIWRYRMGQMIVTKEVMPLHISIIYQGQVRLIGYNKFTEKPITLTLLQPGEVIGWISHLRGEACETAIASTEVVCLNLPIADFLDLLTRESDFAQLLRVTPALSEVYDLLTQEFADRAIATLDEANNLAKLALDAVAKAVIYYPSQTVSRSQLDNQLDSNFLWLVSSSTENELPVGMRLDGDILKEKQKHNQKQKLYLTPNLRLLGVPKYLLPEYLLPEDSQPNLKAQSETVITSDLLDIPDAPDISDLAINQPQKQKFPCVKAKGESESVMACLQMLSHYYHLPFRKDMLRQIISKQIQQTGKISLQFCGAVAELMGLTTQIVKIPVNSIHKLTPPVMVAWQDTFAIIHKYNQKELFIAVPELGLIRRQLKDFGKSWGEEGEILLFQPSKHTPTTRFSLRWFVPELRRYRKVLIEVLIASMVVQIFGLVNPLATQVIIDKVIVNNSPDSLEVFGLFLIVVAIAEAILTAIRTQLFVDTSNRIDLSLGSEVINHLLRLPLSYFERRPVGELATRVGELENIRKFLTGTALTVVMDAVFSILYILVMLVYSWILTIVALATVPLFALINLLVSPIIRRQLQTKAERNAETHSYLVELMGGMQTIKAQNLETRSRYVWQEYYARYISAGFQTISTQTTASSVSGFFNKLSNLLVLWVGAYLVLNQQLTLGQLIAFRILASYVTNPLLRLVQIWQSFQETALSLQRLGDILDTPQETEFASHNILMPSIKGNIKYHQISFGFRENGALQLANINLEIPAGAFVGIVGQSGSGKSTLLKLLPRLYEPKSGTISIDGYDINKVELYSLRRQIGVVLQDTLLFDGTVRENIAIAFPDAGDEEIIAAAKVAYAHDFIMNLPNGYNTQVGERGSGLSGGQRQRIAIARTVLQNPQLLILDEATSALDYNAEAQVCRNLAQVFRGKTVFFITHRLTTINKADKILMMDSGSIVEQGTHPELMAKKGYYYCLYQQQDGQI, from the coding sequence ATGAGTTTTAATTTAGTCACAACAAATATTACATCTGGACAAGTTTCATCAGTAAAAATTAATATCACAGAATTGCTCGGGGGGATATTTCCGTTTAAATGCTTGCCAGTTCATGTATTGAAACGACTAGAGAAAAAGACAAAAATTTGGCGCTATCGGATGGGACAAATGATTGTTACCAAAGAAGTAATGCCCCTGCATATTAGTATTATTTATCAAGGGCAAGTTCGCCTAATTGGCTATAATAAATTTACAGAAAAACCCATAACTTTAACATTATTGCAACCAGGAGAAGTTATTGGTTGGATTTCCCATTTACGGGGAGAAGCTTGTGAAACTGCGATCGCATCCACGGAAGTAGTATGTTTGAATTTACCGATTGCCGATTTTCTTGATTTACTCACGCGAGAGTCGGATTTTGCCCAGTTATTACGGGTTACACCAGCTTTGAGTGAGGTTTATGATTTATTAACCCAGGAATTTGCCGATCGAGCGATCGCCACTCTTGATGAAGCAAATAATCTGGCTAAATTAGCTTTAGATGCAGTTGCTAAAGCTGTTATTTATTATCCTTCCCAAACGGTTTCTCGTTCCCAATTAGATAACCAATTAGATTCTAATTTTCTCTGGTTGGTCAGTAGTAGTACGGAGAATGAATTACCTGTGGGTATGCGTTTAGATGGGGATATTCTCAAAGAGAAACAAAAGCATAATCAAAAACAAAAGTTATATTTAACACCCAATTTGCGTTTGTTGGGTGTACCAAAATATTTATTACCAGAGTATTTATTACCAGAAGATTCCCAACCAAACTTAAAAGCACAATCAGAAACAGTAATCACATCAGATTTACTCGATATTCCCGATGCACCCGATATTTCCGATCTTGCAATAAATCAACCCCAAAAGCAAAAATTTCCCTGTGTTAAGGCTAAAGGTGAATCAGAGAGTGTAATGGCTTGTTTGCAAATGTTGAGCCATTATTACCATTTACCTTTTCGCAAAGATATGTTGCGACAAATTATCAGTAAACAAATTCAACAAACGGGAAAAATCTCATTACAATTTTGCGGTGCAGTCGCGGAATTAATGGGTTTAACAACTCAAATCGTCAAAATACCAGTCAATTCTATTCACAAATTAACGCCACCCGTCATGGTGGCATGGCAAGACACCTTTGCAATTATTCATAAATATAATCAAAAAGAATTATTTATCGCTGTCCCCGAACTCGGTTTAATTCGTCGTCAACTCAAGGACTTTGGAAAAAGCTGGGGTGAGGAAGGTGAAATTTTGTTATTTCAACCTAGCAAACATACCCCCACAACCCGATTTAGTCTACGGTGGTTTGTACCCGAATTGCGACGCTACCGCAAAGTCCTAATCGAGGTATTAATTGCTTCAATGGTCGTGCAGATTTTTGGTTTAGTTAACCCTTTGGCTACCCAGGTAATTATTGATAAGGTCATCGTTAATAATAGTCCCGATAGTTTAGAAGTTTTTGGTCTGTTCCTAATTGTCGTAGCCATCGCCGAAGCGATTTTAACAGCAATTCGTACCCAGTTATTCGTCGATACTAGCAATCGGATCGATTTATCTTTAGGTTCTGAAGTTATCAACCATTTGCTGCGTTTACCATTGTCCTATTTTGAACGTCGTCCCGTCGGGGAACTCGCAACTAGGGTGGGGGAACTCGAAAATATTCGTAAATTCCTCACGGGTACAGCTCTAACCGTGGTCATGGATGCGGTCTTTTCAATTCTGTATATTTTAGTGATGCTAGTGTATAGTTGGATACTAACAATAGTTGCATTAGCAACCGTACCCCTGTTCGCGCTGATTAACTTATTAGTGTCACCAATTATACGCCGACAACTGCAAACAAAAGCCGAACGCAATGCCGAAACCCACTCGTACCTAGTCGAATTGATGGGGGGAATGCAAACAATCAAAGCCCAAAACTTAGAAACGCGATCGCGTTATGTTTGGCAAGAATATTATGCTCGTTATATCAGTGCTGGCTTTCAAACGATTTCGACCCAAACGACCGCGAGTTCGGTAAGTGGATTTTTTAATAAGCTCTCCAATTTACTGGTTTTGTGGGTAGGAGCCTATCTGGTTTTAAACCAACAGCTAACCCTCGGTCAATTAATCGCTTTTCGGATTTTAGCTAGTTATGTTACCAATCCCCTGCTGCGGTTAGTGCAGATTTGGCAGAGTTTCCAAGAAACCGCCCTATCTCTGCAACGTTTGGGTGATATTCTTGACACTCCCCAGGAAACGGAATTTGCTTCCCACAATATTCTCATGCCGAGTATCAAAGGTAATATTAAATACCATCAAATTTCCTTTGGCTTCCGCGAAAACGGAGCATTACAACTTGCCAATATTAATCTGGAAATTCCTGCAGGTGCGTTTGTGGGGATTGTTGGTCAAAGTGGTTCCGGTAAAAGCACTCTGTTAAAATTACTACCTCGTCTTTACGAACCAAAATCCGGTACCATCTCCATTGATGGTTACGATATCAACAAAGTCGAACTTTATTCCCTACGTCGGCAAATTGGGGTAGTGCTCCAAGATACCTTACTCTTTGATGGAACAGTACGGGAAAACATTGCGATCGCATTTCCAGATGCAGGGGACGAGGAAATCATTGCCGCAGCAAAAGTTGCCTATGCCCACGATTTTATTATGAATTTGCCCAATGGCTACAACACCCAAGTTGGAGAACGGGGGAGCGGACTATCGGGAGGACAACGACAACGAATTGCGATCGCGCGTACAGTTTTACAAAATCCCCAATTACTCATTCTCGATGAGGCAACGAGTGCCCTAGACTACAATGCTGAAGCCCAAGTCTGCCGCAATCTTGCCCAGGTATTCCGTGGAAAAACAGTATTTTTTATTACTCATCGTCTGACGACGATTAATAAAGCCGACAAAATTTTAATGATGGATTCCGGCTCAATTGTAGAACAGGGAACCCATCCAGAATTAATGGCGAAAAAGGGTTATTATTATTGCCTTTATCAACAACAAGATGGACAAATCTGA
- a CDS encoding HlyD family efflux transporter periplasmic adaptor subunit has translation MTMQTQFDRPILFQQTTLWSRAIAWGIMGISAFVIVWASISQIDEAVPVTGKLEPEGKVVDVQVPVSGVVQQIHVKEGESVKKGQILISLEAATTKAEIHSLQENRLALVQENEFYRRQLGGNNRGEENKGEDNITGNNQTRNNLKIPPEITILTQNRAQFLSENNLYRTQLQGTKNSTKLTPDQILRLGSRQADFNSQLLAVQLETAKIKRELLQNEAQLASAKSALKISQQIFTNLQSLSKEGAYSRLQTLKQEQDTRSQAADVVRYTQERHRLQIAIAQKQEQINKITAQYQEDILSRITGNQKSIAEIDSQLMKTIVENQKKIHEIDSQLSQAQTKLKYQSITAPHDGTIFDLKPNTPGFVANPNEPILKIVPNSHLFAKIFITNKDIGFVKENYQQSGCKFELDKCPQVDIRVDSYPFQEYGDIKGELISIGSDALPPDQINPYWRFPAKVRLNQQAIALSGNTKLPLQSGMSINANIKLRKRTIISIFTDFFTTKAESFKFLR, from the coding sequence ATGACGATGCAAACTCAATTTGACAGACCAATTTTATTCCAACAAACGACTTTATGGTCGCGAGCAATTGCTTGGGGAATTATGGGAATTAGTGCTTTTGTAATAGTTTGGGCTAGCATATCTCAAATTGATGAAGCGGTTCCCGTTACAGGTAAATTAGAACCAGAAGGAAAAGTTGTTGATGTGCAAGTTCCTGTGAGTGGAGTTGTACAGCAAATTCATGTTAAGGAAGGAGAATCTGTAAAAAAGGGACAAATTTTAATTAGTTTGGAAGCAGCGACGACAAAGGCAGAAATTCACAGTCTGCAAGAAAATCGTTTAGCATTAGTTCAAGAAAATGAATTTTACCGTCGTCAATTAGGAGGCAATAATAGGGGAGAAGAAAATAAAGGAGAAGATAACATAACAGGAAATAATCAAACCAGAAATAATCTAAAAATACCTCCAGAAATAACAATACTAACTCAAAACCGAGCACAATTTCTGAGCGAAAATAATCTTTACCGTACCCAATTACAAGGCACTAAAAACAGCACCAAACTTACGCCAGATCAGATTTTGCGTTTGGGATCGCGTCAGGCTGATTTTAATTCCCAATTACTCGCAGTCCAGTTGGAAACAGCAAAAATTAAACGGGAATTGTTACAAAATGAAGCCCAATTAGCCAGTGCAAAATCAGCATTGAAAATTAGTCAGCAAATTTTTACTAATTTACAAAGCCTGTCGAAAGAAGGAGCATACTCACGCTTACAAACCCTCAAGCAAGAACAGGATACGCGAAGTCAAGCCGCAGATGTAGTTAGATACACCCAAGAAAGACACCGCTTACAAATAGCGATCGCTCAAAAACAGGAACAAATTAATAAAATTACTGCCCAATACCAGGAAGATATTCTCTCGCGAATTACAGGTAATCAAAAAAGCATTGCCGAAATAGACAGCCAATTAATGAAGACAATTGTGGAAAATCAAAAGAAAATACACGAAATCGATAGCCAATTAAGTCAAGCTCAAACCAAACTCAAATATCAAAGTATTACTGCTCCCCATGATGGAACCATCTTTGACCTCAAACCCAATACCCCCGGTTTTGTCGCTAACCCCAACGAACCAATTTTAAAAATAGTTCCCAATAGTCATTTATTTGCTAAAATTTTTATTACTAACAAAGATATTGGCTTTGTCAAAGAAAACTATCAGCAATCTGGGTGTAAGTTCGAGTTAGATAAATGTCCCCAAGTCGATATTCGCGTCGATTCCTATCCCTTTCAAGAATATGGTGATATCAAAGGAGAATTAATTTCAATCGGCTCTGATGCTTTACCTCCAGACCAAATCAATCCTTATTGGCGTTTTCCCGCAAAAGTACGCTTAAACCAACAAGCGATCGCTTTATCGGGTAATACTAAATTACCTTTGCAATCTGGCATGTCGATTAATGCTAATATTAAATTGCGAAAACGTACAATTATTAGTATTTTCACTGATTTCTTTACGACAAAAGCCGAAAGCTTCAAGTTTTTAAGGTAA
- a CDS encoding AAA-like domain-containing protein codes for MADFNLDAAIKMANYAVNTRFHRNLTDVEIMIIKGSWWRQEYDEIAAKNQYATTYISQDVAPKLWKILSDSLEEKVKKSNFKQALQRQWEKRLHDNNYCLQENDNLSQNQTGLDDIDVQIKQNLVSREKSDTSLNENINGNENIYVRRPEIENICDEVLAQPGSLIRIKAPSFMGKTMLMVQVMNRFATKGYRHVILSLELADRNTHFTQLNKFLRWFCSNVSRELGLPSDLDRYWDEEGMGAKVSCTTYFEQYLLVSGDTPLVLCLDNIDVLFPYPEIYEDFFGLLRSWYEKARSRPIWKKLRLVLVHSTDVYIRLNINQSPFNVGLPLEISEFNRNQVEELARQHRLELDVDIIDYLIQLVGGHPYLLDIAFSYLTNYPQQISWEQIVKEGTTETGIFAHHLREHWLNLQEHPELATALKAVIDNPNGVLLEPILAYHLQSMGLVKIVGNFAHIRCQLYRQYFRLRLGENK; via the coding sequence ATGGCAGATTTCAACTTAGATGCAGCAATAAAAATGGCAAATTATGCCGTTAATACTAGATTCCATAGAAATTTAACAGATGTGGAAATAATGATTATTAAAGGTTCATGGTGGCGACAGGAATATGATGAAATAGCCGCTAAGAATCAGTATGCGACTACTTATATTAGTCAGGATGTTGCGCCAAAACTGTGGAAAATCCTCAGTGACTCCTTGGAAGAGAAAGTTAAGAAAAGTAATTTTAAACAGGCTTTACAAAGGCAGTGGGAAAAGCGGCTTCACGACAATAATTATTGTTTGCAAGAAAATGATAATTTAAGTCAGAATCAAACTGGTTTGGATGATATAGATGTTCAAATTAAGCAAAATTTAGTTAGCCGAGAGAAATCTGATACAAGTTTGAATGAGAATATAAATGGGAATGAAAATATTTATGTTCGGCGACCGGAAATAGAAAATATTTGTGACGAGGTTCTTGCTCAACCCGGCTCATTAATCAGAATAAAAGCTCCTAGTTTTATGGGGAAAACAATGTTGATGGTTCAGGTTATGAATCGATTCGCAACAAAGGGTTATCGACATGTTATTTTAAGTTTGGAATTGGCGGACAGAAATACCCATTTTACCCAATTAAATAAATTTCTGCGTTGGTTTTGTAGCAATGTTAGTCGGGAGTTGGGTTTACCTAGCGATTTAGATCGGTATTGGGATGAGGAGGGGATGGGAGCAAAGGTGAGTTGTACAACCTATTTTGAGCAGTATTTATTAGTTAGTGGTGATACTCCTTTAGTGTTATGTTTGGACAATATTGATGTTCTTTTCCCCTATCCAGAAATCTATGAGGATTTTTTTGGATTATTGCGTTCTTGGTATGAAAAAGCTCGCAGCCGACCTATCTGGAAAAAGTTACGATTAGTGTTGGTTCACTCTACGGATGTTTATATTCGTCTAAATATTAATCAATCCCCTTTTAATGTGGGTTTGCCTTTAGAAATATCTGAATTTAATCGCAATCAAGTCGAAGAGTTAGCTCGACAGCATCGATTAGAGTTAGATGTAGATATTATTGATTATCTTATCCAATTGGTAGGAGGACACCCCTACTTATTGGACATAGCCTTTTCCTATTTAACAAATTATCCCCAGCAGATTAGTTGGGAGCAAATTGTGAAAGAGGGAACAACAGAAACAGGAATTTTTGCCCACCATTTACGGGAACATTGGTTAAATTTGCAAGAACATCCCGAATTAGCAACTGCGTTAAAAGCTGTGATTGATAACCCAAATGGAGTTTTACTAGAACCAATTTTAGCCTACCATTTGCAAAGCATGGGTTTGGTCAAAATTGTTGGTAATTTCGCTCATATTCGTTGTCAATTATATCGTCAATATTTCCGTCTGCGTTTGGGAGAGAATAAATAG